A genomic region of uncultured Methanobrevibacter sp. contains the following coding sequences:
- a CDS encoding CDC48 family AAA ATPase: MAKNEITLKVAESLSQREIGQGIARLDPKSMTELGINERDLIEIIGDKKTAAIALPSQTDIGLGVIRIDGLIRKNSGATIGGEVTIKKAQAVEAKKVVLAPTENNIRVQGNVNGLFQGKAMVQGDIIGSQIRTRPSMGMGFNSIFDDFMDFSPMQEIKFAVVSTKPAGIVVVGPNTEVELHESPVDVSNIEGVTNLVDVSYEDIGGLKDEVKKVREMIEIPLKRPELFDKLGIAPPKGVLMHGPPGTGKTLLAKAVASESDAHFIAINGPEIMSKYVGGSEENLREYFEEAEENAPSIIFIDELDAIAPKREDTQGETERRTVAQLLTLMDGLKSRGQVVVIGATNRPDSLDQALRRPGRFDREIEIGVPDAEEREEILEIHTRNMPLAENIDLHKLASTTHGFVGADLESLCKEAAMRVVRRIIPEIKNDEEIPEEVLKKIIVTSDDFKSALKEIQPSALREVLVQVPDVKWDDVGGLDDVKQELKEAVEWPLKYPEKFEKFGVRPPKGTLLYGVPGTGKTLLAKAVASESEANFISIKGPELLSKWVGESEQGVREVFRKAKQTAPTVIFFDEIDSIASSRSANDADSGVTKRVVNQLLTEMDGMEELEDVAIIAATNRPDILDAGLMRPGRFDRHIKVDLPNEEARLSIFKVHTHDMPLADDVNLEKLAKQTEGYVGADIEAVCREAAMLTLRNDINAENVPNKYFKEALEKVKSSNDTPDQIQYM, from the coding sequence ATGGCAAAAAATGAAATTACTTTAAAAGTAGCTGAATCTCTTTCACAAAGAGAAATTGGTCAAGGGATTGCTAGATTAGACCCTAAAAGTATGACTGAACTTGGTATCAATGAAAGAGACCTTATCGAAATTATTGGAGATAAAAAAACTGCAGCAATTGCTCTACCTTCCCAGACAGATATAGGGCTTGGAGTCATTAGGATTGATGGATTAATCCGTAAAAATTCAGGAGCAACTATTGGTGGTGAAGTAACCATTAAAAAAGCACAAGCTGTTGAAGCTAAAAAAGTTGTCCTTGCACCAACTGAAAACAATATTCGAGTACAAGGAAATGTCAATGGATTATTCCAAGGAAAAGCAATGGTTCAAGGAGATATTATTGGATCTCAAATTAGAACTAGACCTAGTATGGGAATGGGATTTAACAGCATATTTGATGACTTCATGGATTTTTCACCAATGCAAGAGATTAAATTTGCGGTAGTATCAACCAAACCTGCAGGAATTGTTGTAGTTGGACCAAACACCGAAGTAGAATTACATGAAAGTCCAGTAGATGTATCTAACATTGAAGGTGTAACTAACTTAGTTGATGTAAGTTATGAAGATATAGGTGGTCTTAAAGATGAAGTTAAAAAAGTTAGGGAAATGATTGAAATCCCTCTTAAAAGACCAGAACTCTTTGATAAATTAGGAATTGCACCTCCAAAAGGAGTGTTAATGCATGGTCCTCCAGGTACAGGTAAAACATTACTAGCTAAAGCAGTAGCTAGTGAAAGTGATGCTCATTTTATTGCAATAAATGGGCCAGAGATAATGAGTAAATATGTAGGTGGATCTGAAGAAAATTTAAGAGAATACTTTGAAGAAGCAGAAGAAAATGCACCATCAATCATATTTATTGATGAATTAGATGCAATTGCTCCAAAAAGAGAAGATACTCAAGGAGAAACTGAAAGAAGAACTGTAGCTCAACTTTTAACTTTAATGGATGGACTTAAATCCAGAGGCCAAGTCGTAGTTATTGGAGCAACAAACAGACCAGACTCTCTTGACCAAGCATTAAGAAGGCCTGGAAGATTTGATCGTGAAATTGAAATAGGTGTTCCAGATGCTGAAGAAAGAGAAGAAATTCTTGAAATTCATACAAGAAACATGCCACTTGCAGAAAATATAGATTTACATAAACTAGCTAGCACCACCCATGGATTCGTAGGGGCTGACTTAGAATCATTATGTAAAGAAGCTGCAATGAGAGTTGTTAGAAGAATCATTCCAGAAATTAAAAATGATGAAGAAATTCCAGAAGAAGTTCTTAAAAAAATCATTGTTACATCTGATGATTTTAAATCAGCACTAAAAGAGATACAACCTTCTGCATTAAGAGAAGTACTTGTACAAGTACCAGATGTTAAATGGGATGATGTTGGTGGACTTGATGATGTTAAACAAGAATTAAAAGAAGCTGTTGAATGGCCTTTAAAATATCCTGAAAAATTCGAAAAATTTGGCGTAAGACCACCTAAAGGAACTTTACTTTATGGAGTCCCAGGTACTGGAAAAACATTACTAGCTAAAGCAGTAGCTAGTGAAAGTGAAGCTAACTTTATATCTATTAAAGGTCCAGAATTACTTTCTAAATGGGTTGGTGAATCCGAACAAGGAGTAAGAGAAGTCTTTAGAAAAGCTAAACAAACAGCACCTACAGTTATATTCTTTGATGAAATAGACTCAATTGCAAGTAGCCGTAGCGCAAACGATGCAGACAGTGGAGTAACTAAAAGAGTTGTAAATCAATTATTAACTGAAATGGATGGTATGGAAGAACTTGAAGACGTTGCAATTATTGCTGCAACAAACAGGCCAGACATACTAGATGCTGGTTTAATGAGGCCTGGAAGATTTGACAGACATATCAAAGTGGATTTACCAAATGAAGAAGCTAGATTATCTATATTTAAAGTACATACTCATGATATGCCATTAGCTGATGATGTAAATCTTGAAAAATTAGCTAAACAAACTGAAGGTTATGTTGGAGCAGATATTGAAGCAGTATGTCGTGAAGCAGCAATGTTAACATTAAGAAATGATATCAATGCTGAAAATGTACCTAACAAATACTTCAAAGAAGCTCTTGAAAAAGTCAAATCATCTAACGACACTCCAGACCAGATTCAATATATGTAG
- a CDS encoding prephenate dehydrogenase codes for MIKMKVGIIGGSDGLGKTLIYFLRDDFDVIISARDHKKGRNVANELDIEYVESNTQLAEMCNVVIVSVPIHYTPSVIREIAPFMRKESLMVDVTSVKEIPSKTMKEELNEDVEYLPTHPIFGPRTTELDNQVIVLTPDKKGKWFDKVYNYLDNKNMRIIETTAKKHDYMMSIVQVLTHFSFISTASAMEKLKVDIGETEDFESPIYNLMIDMIARIVAQNPYLTYYIQSMNNNGPKIRNTFASAVNELRDVINEEQEDKFVDIAIKATKNMGDIKGALGRSDKAINSLNHEHSLLNQSIGKEIGLKHIYSGKIHVGILEKVDKDTAILKDGNKTKKLVVANIEVLSDNELYNWKVENLNKKTESISCVFPVRVDKHVILNTISHMDNIIDVKITDVYQGPQIEKDNVSLTFEVTGLYKKSIENVKSLLTGFGGIIR; via the coding sequence ATGATTAAAATGAAAGTTGGAATAATAGGTGGAAGTGATGGTTTAGGAAAAACCCTTATCTACTTTTTAAGGGATGATTTTGATGTAATTATCAGTGCCAGAGACCATAAAAAAGGAAGAAATGTAGCTAATGAATTAGATATTGAATATGTTGAATCAAACACACAATTAGCTGAAATGTGTAATGTTGTAATAGTATCAGTTCCAATTCATTATACACCTAGTGTTATTCGTGAAATAGCACCATTTATGAGAAAAGAATCATTAATGGTTGACGTTACATCTGTTAAAGAAATACCAAGTAAAACTATGAAAGAAGAATTAAATGAAGATGTAGAATATCTCCCAACACATCCAATATTTGGTCCCAGAACAACAGAATTAGATAACCAAGTAATTGTTTTGACTCCTGATAAAAAAGGAAAGTGGTTTGATAAAGTTTATAATTATTTAGATAATAAAAATATGAGAATAATCGAAACAACTGCCAAAAAACATGATTATATGATGAGTATTGTTCAAGTATTAACTCATTTCTCATTTATTTCAACTGCTTCAGCTATGGAAAAATTAAAAGTAGACATAGGCGAAACTGAAGATTTTGAAAGTCCAATTTACAATCTTATGATTGATATGATTGCAAGAATTGTAGCACAAAATCCATATTTAACTTATTATATCCAATCTATGAATAATAATGGTCCAAAAATAAGAAATACCTTTGCAAGTGCAGTTAATGAACTTAGGGATGTTATCAACGAAGAGCAAGAAGATAAATTTGTTGATATAGCAATTAAAGCTACCAAAAATATGGGAGACATTAAAGGAGCATTAGGTAGAAGTGATAAAGCGATTAATTCATTAAATCATGAACATAGTTTATTAAACCAATCTATAGGAAAAGAAATCGGTTTAAAACATATTTATTCTGGAAAAATTCATGTAGGGATTTTAGAAAAAGTTGATAAAGACACAGCTATTTTAAAAGATGGGAATAAAACTAAAAAATTAGTTGTAGCAAATATTGAAGTTTTAAGTGATAATGAACTTTACAATTGGAAAGTTGAAAACCTAAATAAAAAAACAGAATCAATAAGCTGTGTTTTCCCAGTGCGTGTCGATAAACATGTTATACTAAATACGATATCCCATATGGACAATATAATTGATGTTAAAATCACTGATGTTTATCAAGGCCCCCAAATTGAAAAAGATAATGTTAGTTTAACATTTGAAGTTACTGGACTTTATAAAAAAAGTATTGAAAATGTTAAATCATTATTAACTGGTTTTGGTGGAATTATACGATAA
- a CDS encoding mRNA surveillance protein pelota yields the protein MKIIKQDKKEGIVTLVPETLDDLWHLSHIIEVGDSISSKTTRRIQDNTGDKLRSDRGIKKTFTLRIDVESIAFHIFTGKLRLTGVITKGPEDLIPLGSYHTVEVKMNTPITIKKDKWAKWALKRLNQAIEASKKLAAIIVLLEDDTATLGLMRQFGIEYYGPIKGAVSGKRIVDKNRSKAIAQFYEKVIESIDKFKDIQNIVIAGPGFVKNDFYDYIKNKHKELASKAIIESTGSGGRVGIHEVLKKGTVEKLTVENRVASEMVAINKLLEEIGKNSSKVAYGEKETINAINLGAVKQLLILDTAIANNDMGNLMDMVENMNGEVMVISSQHEGGEQLKALGSMAAILRYEIA from the coding sequence ATGAAAATTATAAAACAAGATAAAAAAGAAGGAATTGTAACATTAGTTCCAGAAACCCTTGATGATTTATGGCATTTATCTCATATTATAGAAGTTGGAGACAGTATATCTTCTAAAACTACTAGACGTATTCAAGATAATACTGGAGATAAATTAAGAAGTGATAGGGGAATTAAAAAAACATTCACATTAAGAATTGATGTTGAATCTATTGCATTTCATATTTTTACTGGAAAACTAAGACTTACAGGAGTAATTACAAAAGGTCCTGAAGATCTTATTCCTTTAGGTTCGTACCATACAGTTGAAGTTAAAATGAATACTCCAATTACTATTAAAAAAGACAAATGGGCGAAATGGGCTTTAAAAAGGCTCAATCAAGCTATTGAAGCTTCTAAAAAATTAGCTGCAATTATTGTTCTTCTTGAAGATGATACTGCTACTTTAGGTTTAATGAGGCAATTTGGTATTGAATATTATGGTCCAATTAAAGGGGCAGTTTCTGGAAAACGTATCGTTGATAAGAATCGTTCAAAAGCAATTGCTCAATTTTATGAAAAAGTCATAGAATCTATTGATAAGTTTAAGGATATTCAAAATATTGTAATAGCTGGCCCGGGATTTGTTAAGAATGATTTCTATGATTATATAAAAAATAAACATAAAGAGTTAGCTTCTAAAGCTATTATTGAAAGTACAGGTTCTGGAGGAAGAGTTGGTATTCATGAAGTTCTTAAAAAAGGAACAGTTGAAAAATTAACTGTAGAAAATAGGGTGGCCAGTGAAATGGTTGCTATTAATAAACTTCTTGAAGAAATTGGTAAAAATTCATCTAAAGTAGCTTATGGTGAAAAAGAAACTATCAATGCAATAAACCTTGGAGCAGTTAAACAATTATTGATATTAGATACAGCAATAGCAAATAATGATATGGGAAATCTAATGGATATGGTTGAGAATATGAATGGTGAAGTGATGGTTATTAGTAGCCAACATGAAGGTGGAGAGCAACTTAAAGCTTTAGGAAGTATGGCTGCTATTTTGAGATATGAAATAGCTTAA
- a CDS encoding cell wall biosynthesis protein — protein sequence MLYTGMIDAFIIVFILSAIGSLALNAIFRFFGGKGYLGNLYPNVRGGIPRAIGLVPWIILCFFFLPGYNTLVLIMGLFALVDDILGRTPSPIGIEWGQLSRGIGMLCVMIAGFYEGLGLSAVFIALLVQPINISDMQPGSACMVTVIMSVITIICMLIVGSLPVSELPAIYTPLLLIIVCIAYSPLDFAGKIMLGEVGNHSFAVALGICFYLVGGLWWLIGLSIVTVCLTAFVRRSTLKIFFNQRLGILNPTFGDFFMDVLTGGGLGDLFRRILLKTNQYEVKNPFLIKLGFRRLLYNPYSPTHGSHNHDKSYKLRIDGG from the coding sequence ATGTTGTATACAGGGATGATTGATGCATTTATTATTGTATTTATTTTATCAGCAATAGGTTCACTAGCTTTAAATGCAATATTTCGATTTTTTGGTGGAAAAGGTTATTTGGGAAATTTATATCCTAATGTACGTGGAGGAATTCCTCGTGCTATAGGTTTAGTTCCATGGATTATATTGTGTTTCTTTTTCTTACCGGGATATAATACACTAGTTTTAATCATGGGTCTTTTTGCACTTGTTGATGATATTTTAGGAAGGACTCCTTCTCCAATCGGTATTGAATGGGGCCAACTTTCTAGAGGTATTGGAATGTTGTGTGTTATGATTGCAGGATTCTATGAAGGATTAGGATTATCTGCAGTTTTCATTGCATTATTAGTTCAACCAATTAATATATCTGATATGCAACCTGGATCAGCATGTATGGTTACAGTCATCATGTCTGTCATAACTATAATTTGTATGTTGATTGTTGGATCTCTTCCAGTTTCAGAATTGCCTGCAATTTACACTCCATTATTATTAATAATTGTTTGTATAGCATATTCTCCATTGGATTTTGCTGGAAAAATCATGTTGGGAGAAGTTGGAAATCATTCCTTTGCAGTGGCTTTAGGAATTTGTTTCTATCTAGTTGGAGGTTTATGGTGGTTAATTGGATTATCTATAGTTACTGTATGCCTTACAGCATTCGTTAGGAGAAGTACACTTAAAATATTCTTTAATCAAAGATTGGGTATTTTAAATCCTACATTTGGGGATTTCTTTATGGATGTTTTAACTGGAGGAGGATTAGGAGACTTATTCAGGAGAATTTTATTAAAAACTAATCAATATGAGGTAAAAAACCCATTTTTAATAAAATTAGGATTTAGAAGACTTCTTTATAATCCTTATTCTCCAACTCATGGTAGTCATAATCATGATAAATCATATAAATTAAGAATCGATGGAGGTTAG
- a CDS encoding glycosyltransferase, translated as MKALVIITGRGLGGDAVIANNIIEGLEAKGIQCEIALDESAPGLLFKKKGRTWHKIKIPQAGGHAATKATAIKAAFKMISATFKARRLIKKLNADFVVGVIGGGAIVGSVGAKLARKPAVSIVATPLDSKICPKFNQSFALPEMSYLLPENLPKNLDKTLYPLKEGVGDGNPNVALEKLKESSKFDENKKTILFSSGSSIFKGIIEGANNFSKITDDYNILLVGLPLKEDYLDELDENVIYLGYIDWMNHLLTYLDLAVLTDDGVLLEETLASELPIVTVTKVKWGRYHNMAGVFKGAIIESDIDNLNDNIFKAFDEFDELKKNAIKYSKDSLEAKSKLAQRIIDVVK; from the coding sequence ATGAAAGCATTAGTTATAATTACTGGTAGGGGCCTTGGTGGTGATGCAGTCATAGCAAATAATATAATTGAAGGTCTTGAAGCTAAAGGAATTCAATGTGAAATAGCTTTAGATGAATCTGCTCCAGGTTTATTATTTAAGAAAAAAGGTAGGACTTGGCACAAAATAAAAATTCCTCAAGCTGGAGGTCACGCAGCAACAAAAGCTACAGCTATTAAAGCAGCATTTAAAATGATATCTGCAACTTTTAAAGCAAGACGTCTTATTAAAAAATTAAATGCTGATTTTGTTGTAGGAGTTATTGGTGGTGGAGCTATTGTAGGTTCTGTTGGTGCTAAATTAGCTAGAAAACCTGCGGTTTCAATTGTTGCTACTCCATTAGATTCTAAAATATGCCCTAAATTTAATCAATCTTTTGCATTGCCTGAAATGTCATATTTATTACCTGAAAATCTTCCAAAAAATTTGGATAAAACATTATATCCTTTAAAAGAAGGTGTAGGTGACGGAAATCCTAATGTTGCACTTGAAAAATTAAAAGAATCTTCAAAATTTGATGAAAATAAAAAAACAATTTTATTCTCTTCTGGTTCTTCAATATTTAAAGGAATAATTGAAGGAGCTAATAATTTTTCAAAAATCACAGATGATTATAATATTTTATTAGTTGGTTTGCCTTTAAAAGAAGATTACTTAGATGAATTAGATGAAAATGTGATTTATTTAGGTTATATTGATTGGATGAATCATTTACTCACTTATCTTGATTTAGCTGTTTTAACTGATGATGGAGTATTGCTTGAAGAAACTTTAGCGTCAGAACTTCCAATTGTAACAGTAACTAAAGTTAAATGGGGAAGATATCATAATATGGCTGGTGTTTTTAAAGGTGCTATCATTGAATCTGATATTGATAATTTAAATGATAATATTTTCAAAGCATTTGATGAGTTTGATGAACTTAAAAAGAATGCTATTAAATATTCAAAAGATTCTTTAGAAGCTAAATCTAAACTAGCTCAAAGAATAATTGATGTGGTTAAATAG
- a CDS encoding NAD(P)/FAD-dependent oxidoreductase gives MKNIVIGSGPAGRLGSLELGKLGEEVTLIEKNHIAGTCLNEGCMVICALTDITKFIETNNTFNNHGFIKSQLDISYEKIVEKITETQKKLRKLNESENKSVGNNIIYGEAKINESHVEVNGESLNWDNLLIATGARSFIPDIPGSEYGLTNQDILKIDKIPEKLNIIGGGIIAVEVANIYSTLGSEVNIIARSKALKEIDNDTKDYIFKHAIPKINLIEDTNVIKCDKNKVITDKNEELEGIPFFATGRTPNSEIVKDIVELNSDNTIKVNEMMETSKDNIYAAGDVTGGYQLTPVARMEGMTAARNMANYPNKISYRAIPQTLSLNTEVSFVEDEKNNCSNEDIANIGIPGIAGPGMFWDILNGKTGYTKISFDKKQNKIKKINSISPSSVSDVAYLSYLMRIDSPLDKYGDFLEIHPSTDANYKIIKNMWL, from the coding sequence ATGAAAAATATAGTTATTGGATCAGGTCCTGCAGGCAGATTAGGGTCATTAGAGCTTGGAAAGCTAGGTGAAGAAGTTACTTTAATTGAAAAAAACCATATAGCTGGAACATGCTTAAACGAAGGATGCATGGTTATATGTGCATTAACTGACATTACTAAATTTATAGAGACAAATAATACATTTAATAATCATGGATTTATTAAAAGTCAACTTGATATTTCTTATGAAAAAATAGTAGAAAAAATTACTGAAACTCAAAAGAAACTCAGAAAACTAAACGAAAGTGAAAATAAAAGTGTTGGAAATAATATTATTTATGGTGAAGCTAAAATTAACGAGTCTCATGTTGAAGTAAATGGAGAAAGTCTAAATTGGGATAATTTATTAATAGCTACTGGAGCACGATCATTTATTCCAGATATCCCCGGTAGCGAATATGGTTTAACTAACCAAGATATTTTAAAAATAGACAAAATTCCTGAAAAATTAAATATTATTGGTGGCGGAATAATTGCTGTTGAAGTAGCTAATATATATTCTACTCTTGGAAGTGAAGTTAATATAATTGCAAGATCCAAAGCATTAAAAGAAATTGATAATGATACTAAAGATTATATCTTTAAACATGCAATTCCTAAAATAAATTTAATAGAAGACACTAATGTTATAAAATGTGATAAAAATAAAGTTATTACTGATAAAAATGAAGAATTAGAAGGAATTCCATTTTTTGCAACAGGCAGAACACCTAACAGTGAAATTGTTAAAGACATTGTTGAATTAAATTCTGATAATACCATAAAAGTTAATGAAATGATGGAAACTAGTAAAGATAATATATATGCTGCAGGAGATGTTACTGGAGGATATCAATTGACACCAGTAGCTAGAATGGAAGGCATGACAGCTGCAAGAAATATGGCAAACTATCCAAATAAAATTAGCTATCGTGCAATTCCTCAAACATTAAGCTTGAATACAGAAGTAAGTTTTGTTGAAGATGAGAAAAATAACTGTTCAAATGAAGACATAGCAAATATTGGAATTCCTGGAATAGCTGGTCCTGGAATGTTTTGGGATATATTAAACGGAAAAACTGGATATACAAAAATATCCTTTGATAAAAAACAGAACAAAATTAAAAAAATAAATTCTATCTCACCATCTTCTGTAAGCGATGTTGCATATTTATCTTATTTAATGAGAATAGATTCACCATTAGATAAATATGGTGATTTCCTTGAAATACATCCTTCAACAGATGCAAATTATAAAATTATAAAAAATATGTGGTTGTAG
- a CDS encoding HypC/HybG/HupF family hydrogenase formation chaperone translates to MCIAAPAKVVEINKEKESLFADFGGVRQEAKINLLPDVKIGDYVLIHAGYAIEKLSEEAAKESLEAWEELLEVLEEEDREMEKAKMADLNQ, encoded by the coding sequence ATGTGTATTGCAGCACCTGCAAAGGTTGTTGAAATCAACAAAGAAAAAGAAAGTTTGTTTGCAGACTTCGGAGGAGTAAGACAAGAAGCAAAAATTAATCTCTTACCTGATGTGAAGATTGGTGATTATGTTCTTATTCATGCGGGTTATGCAATAGAAAAATTATCTGAAGAAGCAGCTAAAGAATCTTTAGAAGCTTGGGAAGAACTTTTAGAAGTTCTTGAAGAAGAAGATAGAGAAATGGAAAAAGCTAAAATGGCTGATTTAAATCAATAG
- a CDS encoding amino acid-binding protein, whose amino-acid sequence MMIKMWENINEKFKKYPARMRVAEKMIELGLSLNDDGKIYCGNLKISDKALANAADVDRRAIKSTIEVIQNDEKLYNIFNNVLPAGTLLKNIAKNLNLGVIEIEVGSQNEGILAAITKIISKKGINIRQAYAEDNELEENPILTVITENPIENEVINEFLKIKGVNRVSIY is encoded by the coding sequence ATAATGATTAAAATGTGGGAAAATATTAATGAAAAATTCAAAAAATATCCAGCACGTATGAGAGTAGCTGAAAAAATGATTGAATTAGGATTATCATTAAATGATGATGGGAAAATATATTGTGGTAATCTTAAAATAAGCGATAAAGCATTAGCTAATGCTGCAGATGTTGACAGAAGAGCGATAAAATCAACAATTGAAGTAATTCAGAATGACGAAAAATTATACAATATATTTAATAATGTTTTACCTGCAGGAACACTTCTAAAAAATATTGCTAAAAACCTAAACTTAGGAGTTATTGAAATTGAAGTAGGATCTCAAAATGAAGGTATCTTAGCTGCAATAACTAAAATAATTTCAAAAAAAGGCATAAATATAAGACAAGCTTATGCAGAAGATAATGAGCTTGAAGAAAATCCTATTTTAACAGTAATTACCGAAAACCCAATAGAAAATGAAGTTATAAATGAATTTTTAAAAATAAAAGGAGTCAATAGAGTATCAATCTATTGA
- a CDS encoding iron-sulfur cluster assembly protein, with the protein MSEDLVNDIKNAVSVINDPHMGVSIVEMGIVQDITVNGDEAKLTIKPTNPGCMSIVRIAADAKTAAENVDGINKVKIDVQGHAMADSINEMLNK; encoded by the coding sequence ATGTCAGAAGATTTAGTAAATGATATTAAAAATGCTGTTTCTGTAATTAATGATCCCCACATGGGAGTAAGTATTGTAGAAATGGGTATTGTACAAGATATTACTGTTAACGGTGATGAAGCAAAATTAACTATTAAACCAACAAATCCTGGTTGTATGAGTATCGTACGTATTGCTGCTGATGCAAAAACTGCAGCAGAAAATGTTGATGGAATTAACAAAGTAAAAATAGATGTTCAAGGACATGCTATGGCAGATTCTATTAATGAAATGTTAAACAAATAA
- a CDS encoding DUF5591 domain-containing protein has product MKVICSSEESLYRPEAMRWRQRMELMKPIGDTVVLLPCSMKKPYSNSKSHQKFRKVTRSFQELIITSPFGICPRELENTFPIQSYDVAVTGSWSQDEIDESGKLLAKYVKGKNVVANVHGGYEEVCRQYLDECTYTCKDGRPTSPDSIYNLRMELKNHQKINRRDKVLSELKSIAVYQFGSKAADFIPENVKTKGRYHKKIISNGKQLALLNKDTGLYRLNLAGGELLKDLGVNIVNIDFDLETNTVFAPGIRKADHNIIPNDEVVVVKDDEVVGVGKAILTGHEMEQCQNGIGVKIKHRLKNN; this is encoded by the coding sequence ATGAAAGTAATTTGTTCAAGTGAAGAATCATTATACCGTCCAGAAGCTATGAGATGGCGTCAAAGAATGGAATTAATGAAACCAATTGGAGATACAGTTGTTTTATTACCCTGCAGTATGAAAAAACCTTATTCTAATTCTAAATCACATCAAAAATTTAGAAAAGTAACAAGATCATTTCAGGAACTTATAATAACCTCTCCTTTTGGAATTTGTCCAAGAGAATTAGAAAACACTTTTCCAATTCAATCATATGATGTTGCAGTTACTGGTTCATGGTCTCAAGATGAAATTGATGAATCTGGAAAATTACTTGCAAAATATGTCAAAGGTAAAAATGTTGTAGCTAATGTCCATGGAGGATATGAAGAAGTTTGTAGACAATATCTTGATGAATGTACATATACCTGTAAAGATGGTCGTCCAACTTCCCCAGATTCCATTTACAATTTAAGAATGGAACTTAAAAATCATCAAAAAATAAATCGTAGAGATAAAGTTTTAAGTGAACTTAAATCTATTGCAGTTTACCAATTTGGCTCAAAAGCTGCCGATTTTATTCCAGAAAATGTTAAAACAAAAGGAAGATATCATAAAAAAATCATCTCAAATGGAAAACAATTAGCTTTATTAAATAAAGATACTGGATTATATAGACTTAATTTAGCTGGAGGAGAACTTTTAAAAGATTTAGGTGTTAATATTGTCAACATTGATTTTGACTTAGAAACAAATACAGTATTTGCTCCAGGAATTAGAAAAGCAGATCATAATATTATACCAAATGATGAAGTTGTTGTTGTTAAAGATGATGAAGTTGTTGGTGTTGGAAAAGCTATATTAACTGGTCATGAAATGGAACAATGTCAAAACGGAATTGGAGTTAAAATAAAACACAGACTAAAAAACAATTAA
- a CDS encoding TIGR00295 family protein, with protein sequence MEIEILKKEKTPENVIAHSKAVYKKAMIIASNFENANKDLIKQGALLHDIGRSKTHGIHHAVEGAKIVKEYGYPKEVQNIVERHIGAGLSEDEAIKLGLPKKSYIPQTIEEKIVAHADNLLSGTKEVDIDFDIAKWKRKIDEPEENIKRLIELNDELIKPFEED encoded by the coding sequence ATGGAAATTGAAATTTTAAAAAAAGAAAAAACACCTGAAAATGTAATAGCTCACTCAAAAGCAGTTTATAAAAAAGCTATGATTATTGCATCTAATTTTGAAAATGCAAATAAAGATCTTATTAAACAAGGAGCACTATTACACGATATAGGTCGTTCAAAAACCCATGGAATACATCATGCTGTTGAAGGAGCTAAAATAGTTAAAGAATATGGATATCCCAAAGAAGTTCAAAATATAGTAGAAAGACATATTGGGGCAGGACTTAGTGAAGATGAAGCTATTAAACTTGGACTTCCTAAAAAATCATATATTCCACAAACAATTGAAGAAAAAATAGTTGCACATGCTGATAATTTACTTAGTGGAACAAAAGAAGTAGATATTGATTTTGATATTGCTAAATGGAAAAGAAAAATAGATGAACCTGAAGAAAATATTAAAAGATTAATTGAACTTAATGATGAATTAATTAAACCATTTGAGGAAGATTAA